A window of Haliscomenobacter hydrossis DSM 1100 contains these coding sequences:
- a CDS encoding type II toxin-antitoxin system VapC family toxin, producing the protein MPLLDTNILIYSGEAQFAPQLLSYVTDVRNFASAISIVETLGFHRITPAQIIYFESLFKIVQIAPVDDLVIHTAVELRKTRKMSLGDALIAATAVVLGEVLITRNTTDFTGINGLMVINPLQ; encoded by the coding sequence ATGCCATTGCTCGATACAAATATTCTCATCTATTCAGGAGAAGCACAATTTGCACCACAATTGCTTTCTTACGTTACCGATGTTAGGAATTTTGCCTCTGCCATCAGCATAGTCGAAACGCTAGGTTTTCACCGAATTACTCCTGCTCAAATCATCTACTTTGAAAGCCTATTCAAGATTGTGCAAATTGCGCCTGTCGATGATTTGGTAATCCATACAGCAGTTGAACTCCGAAAAACAAGGAAAATGTCTTTAGGTGATGCTCTTATTGCTGCTACTGCAGTGGTACTTGGAGAAGTGTTGATTACAAGAAATACCACTGATTTTACAGGGATAAATGGATTGATGGTCATTAATCCTTTACAATAA